A region of the Mus caroli chromosome 7, CAROLI_EIJ_v1.1, whole genome shotgun sequence genome:
GCCATgaacatcaacacagacccagCCGCTGTAGGAGCAAGGGCCCAGACATTTCCCTCTGTGGCAACATGGACATCACCATGGCTTTAGGTGGCAGTGCATGCCACTCAGATCATTATAGACCCCAGTAGCAGGACAGCCCATAAACAACATGGCTTCAGGCTATAGGACAGCCCGTAAACAACATGGCTTCAGGCTATAGGACAGACCATGGACATCCGTGTGGTCTTCAGTAGTAGCACAGGCCATGGAGATCAGCTTTGTTGAAGTTTTCTGTCAGGTTGATAACTTTTTTATCTACAGCGCCAGTGttctcattcatttttcttctgttactgAGTTTTCTGTCAAGATCTGGGGCTGgcggggcctagaaaacacagaagtggatgctcactgtcagctattagatggatcacagagctcccaatggaggagctagagaaagtacccaaggagctaaagggatctgcaaccctataggtggaacaatgttctgaactaaccagtgccccggagctcttgactctagctgcctatgtatcaaaagatggcctagtcggccatcactggaaaaagaggcccattggacacacaaactttatatgccccagtacaggggaacgccagggccaaaaaaatgggaatgggtgggtagggaagtgtgtgtggggggaggatatgggggacttttgggatagcattggaaatgtaattgaggaaaatatgtaataaaaatattaaaaaaaagatctggGGCTGGATTCATTTGCTTATTAGCATACTCCTCTATCTAAGtcattaatcatttttttaacccAGTAAACTTTTTAAAGTcttcagcattttttttattttagtatcttCAAGTTTAGTGGTTGAAGAGATAAGCTCTCTTAGAGCAATCATGCTACCTTGCTGATCCCTGTCTCTTGTGTTCCTGTGCTACAATTTGTGCATCTTATGATTAAAAAAGTTTTGAGAGGATCTTCTTTCTGAGTGGTATACTCTTAAAGGATCCATGCTCAATAGCActttgagagaagaaaataaacccCGAAACAGTAACATCATACCTTTCAAGACAAAGAAATACACCTAAAATGGATACAACCTGCTAAGTCAGCACCAATCACCATAAAACAGGAAATGACAAACCACTGTAAAGCCTGCTATgaagttaaaaattatttatgacaTTGGGGGAAATAATAAATGAAGGAGACAGATGAAGGGGGCTGGAAAAGTGGGGAGATAGAGAGGAAATAGGGttaaacaaagaaaggggaaatggaaacttcaataaaggagaaaagagcAAGATATTagtgaaaagaacaagaaaaatttcCAATAATGAAAAACCCCGagccagaggacagtgacctgccctgcagagagtgccatcttggctccgggactcccccgaacttagtctgtacaggttagagtgaggaccacagaggcagacagcttctgggacaggcgggagccacagagccgctgaggcagcacccttttggggccNNNNNNNNNNNAACTCCAAGAGATCCAAATAaccatttctggcctctgcagctaCCTGCATATGTGAGTGCATTTACACAGgtgctcacataaataaaaataaattaaaaatgaggaaaattagAATTGGTGTTCTAATAAGCCTGCTCAAAAGACATGAAGTCcagctattttatttataagcaaaatgcctagactgggcagacTTAGGGCTATTCTAACTCATTCCCCAGCTATAAAGCCCCATGTTACTCTTTCTCCTGGCCACATAGTTATGGTCCATGgaggctttctcctctctgtccatcctcctttctctctctacctgcaACTTCCTCTCGAACTCCAGTCCTGCCTTACTTCCTccactgtccaatcacaggctctagacttttattgaccagttaaattggGGAGAAGATTCACAAGGTATCACTTGACTATGTGAGCATCTATTCACTGGGGACAACCACATCTTGAGGAACCAGTTTTAGCATTAGGATACAAGCAACATCAGACTGACCCCACTACAGGATGCAGTGTTTTTGCAGTTTTTGGGCTCTCAAATGCTGGAAAATGTTTGTGAAGTGCCTGGTGGCTGATTCTAGGCTCTTGACTTTCCTACTGTTTATGAGCTCCAGAGGCTGCCTTGAATAGGTGTCTGAGGTCCTACCAAGCTGTCTTCACTTTGCTAACTTTCTTTGGTACCAGAGACCTCTGCTGGCCACAAACAGATTTGTAGTATATAGACTGGACAGGTTCTCCCACACTCTGAGATCATAAGCCCCTGGGGTGGCTAATATCATAGCTAGGAATGTCTTCCACATGAATTGGGGATTTATAAGCCATCACAGAATTGGGATTGGAATATTCAGGGGACATGTTTTCATGCTTTCAAGATCTCTTATGTCTTAATTATCCTTATGCAGCAGTGCAGTTGTGGGTATCCCAGAGTACTATTGAAACAGCAGTGTTACCAGGCTCTATGGCAATAAGCAGCAGATGCTGATCCACCTTCGAGCTGTAGTCTCAGTGGTACTGAGCTCTAAGGTGACCCTGAGTTGATGATATCTGCTGTGGGCTTTTGAGAGTTAGGCTATATTTATACATGTTTCTTCCCAATCTAAACCTGCCACCTGTATTCTTCCCTCTATATTTTTGGGCTTGTCAGTGTCTACCCTTTCctgctctctgtcttctccctggCCTTCCTTCACTCTGGGGCTATGGAATTTGAAACTGTGACTCTCATATCTCTGGTTATTTTCTATTCTCAGTCCCTTAGGGTAGCCTATTTTTCAATGATGGGTTCATTTTCAATGTGGTACCTggcctaaccactgagtcatataGGGTGATGAAATGGAGTTGCTATTGTTTTTTAACCTCTCTAATGGAAGAATCACAGTGTAACTTAACAAAACTAATGGATTTTCAGCTGGTGAGGGTAATAGTCTTGTCTTGAGGTCTGGACTATCTGTGCTTTCCTTGAGATCTGTTAAACAATAGCAGAAATAATCACTATTATTAAACCGTAGATGGCAATCACTTTGTTTATTCAGTAAATGATAATTTGTACTTACACTGTGCCAGGACTTATTCTGAGCATGATACATCTATCAACTCATCTCTTTGTTACAAGACCATGAAATGGCTGTATTACTAATATTAACTTGCAAGTAAATAATCTGTGGCCAAAGGGGAGACAGTAATTAATACAGTAGGAGTCCAGCATGGtgtcttttattctattttatattattttaattaattttttaaatagtaatCACAGTCTGAACTTTAACGTAAATAAACAGATAAGTAAATGCTAGAAAGATCACAGGTGGCAAGAAAGGAACTTGGAGGTCCATTGTTATAACAGGTCTCAAGCTTCCACTTAATTGGTTTAGAAGTGCTTAAAAGTAAGAATTAGAATAAAGACATGGAAGACTGGGGCTTTAACTCGTGGTAGAGTTCTTGCTTAGCATGTATAAATTCATAACTTgaaaagtatatattatattttaaagattaaacaagcaggcaaagagtgTACAGTAGATTTGAAATGGCTACTACTATATGAAACCTTTACAATTCATTTTGAAATAGAGTAGATCCTAAGAATATATTCTGACAATTGACCTCTTCAGACTGTAGATGGGCAACTTCAACATGGGTTTCAACTGTGTGGAGGATGGACGTCATTTAGTTCTGGTCAGTGGAGTAAATGGACTTGAACACCATGTAAATGAATGTGATGGACCCATAGAACAGAGGGACTGTAGTGAACAGAAGGTGCAGATGGAGGAAGTCTTGGATGGGTCACATCTTCTGGCTGCTGCTGAGGATATAGAAGACACAGCCATAATCAACACTCAACTCAATGGAGCCAGAAGAGATGAAGGGTATAACCCCAATGAAAGATGTCTGAGTGGGAAAGATTCAATAAAGGAAGAGCATCACAGAAAAAGTGGtctatttcttttggtttgtAGAGGACAGACCCCAGATCAACTAGTATAATTTCAAATGTTCACACATCCCCCAACACAGGGAGATAAGGAGCTTAAGTTAGATAATGGATTTAGGACACATGTGCATTTAGAAGAGCAGGGACAAGCAGATTGCCACATAGTGATCAGAGGCCATGACAGCCAGAAGGTAGTATAAACCTTCAGTAAACCGCCCAACTTTACAAAAGTAATGAGGCTTCAAAATATAGAACTGGATGAAAGTTCcacagatattattttaaaacacatttcaagagcttatcaaaaaaggaaaaatgacagAATTAATGAAGatatagaaaatttcaaaattactttACTTTAATCCCCTTGATATGTATGCATTACAGAGCTTCATTATTTTAAGCTactatgttgttactgaagaagAGATACCTTAAATGTCAgacaaaggataaaaaaaaacattgttattAATTGCCTGCCCATGGAGCACATAGTACTTCCAAGATGGAAATTTataagatatgtatgtatgtatgtattatctacacatgcatgtatgtatgcatgtatgtatatatgtatctatctatctatctatctatctatctatctatctatctatctatctatctgtctgtatattacttaattaaaaaaagccTGAAATCACAGACTCCAGTAAATATTTGTGGAGGGGAGGAAAAAGTACATTAATCTCAAAATGAACAGATTTAAGTTGAACCCTAGAAGACATgagaaaaattacaattttattgtGTGATAAACAGACAGTGATAAATTACAGATATTAGTAGCACATAAAATGTATGCGAACATAAAGATAAACTAATACAgatggagaggtagctcagtcagTACAGTGCTTGTCTTACAAACATCTGAGTTGGATCACCAGAGTCCATATAAATTTAGGCAGAATAGTGCATGTTTGTAATTACAGAGGGAGATatagagagaaagacacaaaggTGAATCAGCCTAGCCTAGTTGGCAAGTTTTAGGCCACAGAGagtatgtcaaaaaaaaaatcaagatggatGATACACTGAGAAATGACAATAGCGATTGCTCTCTGTCTTCTAGCTATATGTGCACACATTGGCACATTcacctgtacacatatgtgcTTTTGTATACATAAGAACAACACATACAAATGAGGTTAATTggtattatataataaatatataatatatttaccaCATATGTTCTCTAAAAGGTTGTTTAATAATTTCTGGATTCATATTGAATTTCATTCAAAATGAGGAATGTGTTCTTATCATCAATTTCCTCATGGCCTCTTTTACCTCCTTGTTCCTCAGACTGTAGGTCAAGGGATTCAGCATGGAGGATCACCACTGTGTAGAACACAGACACAACTTTAATTTGGTTGGGTGAGTGGCTTGACTTTGGTATGACATAAACAAATGTAACTGTCCCATAAAACAAGGTGACTGCAGTAAGGTGGGAggtgcaggtggagaaggccttATGCCTGCCCTCAGTAGAGCACATCCTGAGGATGGAGTGAAGGATATAGACATAGGAAATAATGATTACGAACAGGGTGATGACGATGATGGAGCCTGCTGAGATGGCAGGAGACATTTCAGCAACATAAACATGGGTACAGGACAGCTCCACCAGTGGTGGGAGGTCACAGAAGAAATGGTTGACTTTATTTGGTCCACAAAAAGTCAGGCTCAATAAACAGCTAGTACACAATGAAGAATTCACACATCCACCCATGTAGGAAATAACCAATAAGATGAGGCAGACCTTGGGAGACATGAGAGTGGAGTAGAgcagggctgagaagatggccacatagcgatcataggccatggCAGCCAGCAGGAAGCACTCAGCAGACCCAAAGACCACATCAGAGCCAAGCTGGACTATACAGCCAGCCACAGGGATGGCAGTTCTCTCTCTCAGGAAACTCACAATCACAACAGGTGTGACTGAGATGGAGTACCCAATGTCCACAAAGGCCAAGTGGCTGAGGAAGAGATACATTGGGGTGTGAAGCTGAGGGCTTCTTCTGATCAACATGATTATGCTGACATTGCCCAATATGGTGGTGAGGTACACACCCAGGAACAACACAAAGAAGATACAACAAAGGGTGGGGTCCTCAGTTAGCCCCAAAATAATGAACTCTGTTACCATTGTGTGGTTCCCAGGCTCCATCTTTTTTGAAGTGATTCCTACTGAAATAAAACCAGTGGCTATCAGAATACATTAAATGACCTCATGATTGATATACACTACTCTACATTTAGCCCATTAAAAATAAACGTGGGTTTCATTTTGTTCTGATGTTTGTTTCCCCCCAAATCTTTCCCAAACCAAGTTACATCATGAATAATTTCAGAATATTAATCATCATTTACCTTAAGCCCACAGATACAAACCGAGCAGTGACTCAGATCAGAACAAAGGACTCACTCACAGAAGTGGCTTTTGATCAAGGAAGGAGGTGTAATTAATGCACAGAGCACTGATGTTCTCAGACCCCAAATGGTTGAAGTGACAGTTGTATGCTGGTCTATATGATATTGATTCAATTCTATTTCTCAGTCCTATTGAAGCTTGTCCTTCCTAGTCCTCTTGTGATCTtgtgccattgtgggtggtgcatgCTACTCTGTTTTGAAGGTGAATGGTATTTTCTGAGGATCAAACTATAGTACCAGTGGGCAACTCTCTTCTATTTTCTATACTGACACATTTTACATGATACATCTACAATATAGCAGGACCTCTCACTAGCCCAGGCTTCAACTGTGGGAATAGGAATATTGTACATGCACTTGAAGTGAGACAGAACTGTGCTGTGTTAGCTTACACTAAATTCCCAGTGTTTATCTATTGGGGCAGCTCAACACCACCCAGTTAGTATCATTGCAATTAGTATAAATGGAAATTTCACATGGAGACTAATCCTGACAAAAGCATCAATTCTATTTCAGGTCATTATTTGTACTTTAAGAACTGCGTGGAATGAGCAAAAGAATGTATTCCATATTACATTATGAAAACTTATGTCGGCAAAATAGCAGATGCTTATGTTAGCCACATGGGGGACTCAGATTATTTCATATGAAAGGGATATCAAGAAATCAGTTACTTTAATAAAAACCGAATGAGTAGTTTAATCAGGGGAATCAACAGAACACTGAAATGAAGATAGACTATGTTTAAGGAAATAGTGTTAACAAGAAATAtcctaatatatttttatgaaaaattgaACTGACAACTTAGgtaataaaacataatatatatttattatgtataatcaTATGTACCTATAAATTGAATCTCATGAGTGATATCAGTGCACCGTCTACTTTGGATTTTAAATTAGCAGTCATTTTGAAGAACAGTATAGAGATTCCCAATACACAAATGGTAGAATTTCCATATGATGCAGTCAGTAACTATACTTCTGGGAATGTATTCACAGAAATTGTTACGCTGGAGCTATTtccatccttctgtctttctcttaatATTACCTACTGTAGCCAAGATATGGAATTAATTTACATGTCCATTCATTCATGAATGTACTTCTAGAAGTCTTTCTACCACTTAGATTTAAGCAGTGCTTAGTGAGTTAGCTAaaagcacaaataaaaaaatgtcatctAAAGATTTATTGCTATACCCAGATCAGTACATCACTCagcctcatcagagaagtttcttcttgtGGTAGATGGTAagtaacacagagactcacaactagacaatgtgcagagaataagatACTGCAGAATTCTTAGCCCTAAATGGGGCATCCATACTCTCAAGGGTTCTGTAGAATAGGAGGGGATAGAGAGTTTATGAGCCAGAGGCAGTGAATACGTGCAAGGAAGCGGTGTTTTTCAGACACAATGAGGTAGATGCACTTACAGTGATTGTGACAGCAAGCACAAGACCTGTAtgagctcaagccagacaaaaaacCCAGCCTGGACAAGGACTGGTGAGCACAAAGTTCCACCCATAGCTGAGCAGTTAATGGCATTTTATTACTTCTAGGAGAGTGGAGTTCTGTTTTCTTCAGTAGGGTGACACTTAGAGTATAGATCACACTCTATGACAGGAGTTATACCCAGGAGTAAATGGCCAACACTAACTGGAGAGGGTAGGtttaggaaaaagaagaaagagagagaaagcagagatagATCAacagatagagagagataaagacagagagagagagagagagagagagagagagagagagagagagagagacagagacagagacagagacagagacagagaccaacagacatacacaaagagagggagatggagagggagggagggagagggagatgagagggaggattagttgataatgttgttcttttgTTGGGGTTGttaaccctttcagctccttcagtccttccccaactcctccattggggtccccaacatagtctgatggttggctgcgtGAATACATTTCTGTATTAGTGACCTACATTTTAATTCAATATTATTGTTTTCACCCTGAACAGTGTACTCCTAGGTTAGACAGGAAATATAGTTATTAAAGATAATTAGTTCCAAAGCCAACATTATGTCTAAGCCAATGTTCTCTTTTAGGGTGAACCAAAAATCCCTTCCTTGTTCCTAAATTCCATGTGATATTCTATTTACAATGTTCTGAAAAATGTTAATTATGGATGTGGTTGAGATAATTCCATGGATGTATAAATATCCTTCATGCTTTGAACTGACTCTTATAAAGTTATTAAATAACTATTTATCCAACTGTACTATTCCCAATGCTTCATTGTATCactgtttcttttaaatgatgagaaagagaaagaaatatgttcAAAATGTTTGTATACCATAAATTCTATACACATGTCTCTTTAAACAAAGCCAACATTATTTGCTATAAAGTTGATGTTGTTATTAGATACAACTTCTTGTTTTCGTCACCTTTTAAACTTCTTATTGTTAGTGTATAAAGTAATGGAATTTGTTATATGTTTTCATAATAAGCATCATTACACTTTGCTCAAATTTATCCTACACCTCTACTGTCTACCCCAACATCCTTTGACCTGTCTCTTTTATTGATGATTTCTACCCCACCAAATAATGCCTTCTTCTGCtttcatatgtattttattaccttctggctattatgaataaagctgatataaacatagttgagcacgTGCCCTTGAGGAAGttaaagaattttgaaaatgttgttGGCTACTTGCCATTATTTTGAGATTAGTTTATTTACCTAATTAGTTCCTTTGTTGATTTAATAATTATTAGTAGTATTTAAACTTtacaattctttatatattctggataatATAGTAAAGGTAATAATCCACTCTCTAAAATGGCTTATTACCTTGACCttttcatcttaaaatattttcttctttctccaaatcccCTCTCTATAGTcatcacaatacacacacacacacacacacacacacacacacaaaagcacacacacacacaggaaggagggatggatggatggaatttTAAATCTAGGTTTACATTGAAATATAATATGCTTACTTATGATGTTGTTCAACTAATTGCTGAGATATATCATAactatttaatttaaatgttgtACTTGTTTGTTAACCTTCATTCTCTACTCTTGTCATCTACTCCCACACCCTCTGGTGAAGACCATTCTACTCTTTGCTCTATTTAATGGACATTTTAGCTTCCAAATATGAATGAGACTACCAGGTATTTATTTTTCCCAACACAGTGTCTTCCAGGACTTCCTATATTAGGGCAATATTTCCTTCCATTTAAAGGCAGCACAATGTCCTCTGTGCAGATATCTTTTTAGTAAGAAGCATTCTAAGATTAAAAAGGGAATGTCTCACTGtgaatttaatttgcatttctatagTAATTAtaggtgttgaacatttttcataattttagcACCCAAGCTATCAGTAtaattattgaatatattttaggaTAGTTCCTCTTGACAATATAGTTTTTATTAAatcttgctttcattttgtttagattttgcCTTCTTCTAATTAATTTTTGAGCAGTGATTTCTTTTGTTATCTCTTCTATTTGGGTACTGCCATGCATGTTCTAATATGGCTGCTATATTACAAATATTTGGTGTTTTCTTAACATAATTCATTATCTTAATTAAATAAGATTAGGAAATGTGTTCTGTTGTTCATCCTATATAGTTCTTGAGATACAAATAATGACCACAAATAGACTTATTGTCATGCTTTTTTCAGGATTAATCTCCCTGTGAAACTTCCATTTCAAAATAATCTATAAGTATATTAATCAGGATAGGTGGTGTTAGGCTGCCCCAATAAATTACCCTTGGAAATATAGTGTTATCTAACACAGAGGCCCTATGTCTTACTTCCAGTGTATGTACAATATATTCTCTGTATTCACAATTGAAGCCCAGGCTGGTGGGAGGTGACACTATATTGTAGATGTGTCATGTAAAAGGTGTCACTTTGTAAAGGAGAAGAGAGTAGACCACTGGTAATGTAGTTTGATCCTGAAAAAATACCATTCACTTTCACAACAGAGTGGCAAGATTGCAAGACTAAGAAGGGCAGGTCCCAATGGGACTGAGAAGTAGAGTTGAATTAGATACTATAAATCCAAAAATAACAACTGTCACTTAAACCATTTGGGGGTCTCAAAACATCAGCACTATGTGCATTAATTACACCTCCTTCCTTGATCAAAAGCCACTTCTGTGAGTGAGTCCTGTGTTCTGATCTGAGTCATTGCTCGGTATGTATCTGTGGGCTTAAGGTAAATGATGATTAATATTCTGAAATTATTCATGATGTAACTTGGTGTGGGAAAGATTTGGGGGAAAACAAACATCAGAACTAAGTGaaatccacattttttttaatgggctaAATATGGAGTGGTGTATGTCAATCATGAGGTCATTTAATGTATTCTGATATCCACTGGTTTTATTTCAGTAGGAATCACTTCAAAAAGGATGGAACCTGGGAACCACACAATGGTAAGAGAGTTCATTATTTTGGGGCTAACTGAGGACCCCACCCTTTGTTGTATCTTCTTTGTGTTGTTCCTGGGTGTGTACCTCACCACCATATTGGGCAATGTCAGCATAATCATGTTGATCAGAAGAAGCCCTCAGCTTCACACCCCAATGTATCTCTTCCTCAGCCACTTGGCCTTTGTGGACATTGGGTACTCCAGCTCAGTCACACCTGTTGTGATTGTGAGTTTCCTGAGAGAGAGAACTGCCATCCCTGTGGCTGGCTGTATAGTCCAGCTTGGCTCTGATGTGGTCTTTGGGNCTGCTGAGTGCTTCCTGCTGGCTGccatggcctatgatcgctatgtggccatctgctcACCCCTGCTCTACTCCACTCTCATGTCTCCCNAGGTCTGCCTCATCTTATTGGTTATTTCCTACCTGGGTGGATGTGTGAATTCTTCATCATGTACTAGCTGTTTATTGAGCCTGACTTTTTGTGGACCAAATAAAGTCAACCATTTCTTCTGTGACCTCCCACCACTGGTGGAGCTGTCCTGTACCCATGTTTATGTTGCTGAAATGTCTCCTGCCATCTTAGCAggctccatcatcatcatcaccccatttttaatcattatttccTATGTCTACATCCTTCACTCCATCCTCAGGATGTGCTCTACTGAGGGCAGGCATaaggccttctccacctgcacctcccacctcactgcagtCACCTTGTTTTATGGGACAGTTACATTTGTTTATGTCATACCAAAGTCCAGCCACTCGCCCAATCAAATTAAAGTGGTGTCTGTGTTCTACACAGTGGTGATCCCCATGCTGAATACCTTGACCTACAGTCTGAGGAACAAGGAGGTAAAAGAGGCCATGAGGAAATTGATGGTGAGAACACATTCCTCATTTTGAACaatattaaatgtgtttatttaaatatttaaataacatgtTTTTGTGGAACGTATGCAATAATTATATGTTTTTTGCCTTGtcttacatgaaaaaaaatctcctgaaTGGACAGTAGTATTATTTTGATTAA
Encoded here:
- the LOC110299233 gene encoding olfactory receptor 481-like translates to MEPGNHTMVREFIILGLTEDPTLCCIFFVLFLGVYLTTILGNVSIIMLIRRSPQLHTPMYLFLSHLAFVDIGYSSSVTPVVIVSFLRERTAIPVAGCIVQLGSDVVFGXAECFLLAAMAYDRYVAICSPLLYSTLMSPXVCLILLVISYLGGCVNSSSCTSCLLSLTFCGPNKVNHFFCDLPPLVELSCTHVYVAEMSPAILAGSIIIITPFLIIISYVYILHSILRMCSTEGRHKAFSTCTSHLTAVTLFYGTVTFVYVIPKSSHSPNQIKVVSVFYTVVIPMLNTLTYSLRNKEVKEAMRKLMVRTHSSF